Proteins encoded by one window of Candidatus Cloacimonadota bacterium:
- a CDS encoding hydroxylamine reductase, with product MFCYQCQETAKNQGCTIAGVCGKKSETANLQDLLIYVLRGISIYGEKAQEMGELDKKVGLFIAQSLFTTITNANFDNDRFITQIKEGLKIRNELKAKFGDKIEGPLHDSAVWFSEDVEEFHQKATEVGVLSQKNEDVRSLRELLIIGLKGLAAYADHAAILGFEDEKIYAFIMEALVSTTKDLSVDEMVAMVMKAGETAVTTMALLDKANTETYGNPEISKVNIGVRNNPGILISGHDLKDMEELLKQTEGTGIDIYTHGEMLPANYYPAFKKYEHFVGNYGNAWWQQNKEFESFNGPILMTTNCIIPVKDAYKERIFTTGMTGYPGIKHIADRKDGKAKDFSELIELAKKCEAPIEIETGEIVGGFAHNQVLALADKVVDAVKSGAIKRFIVMAGCDGRHKTRSYYTEVAEELPNDAVILTAGCAKYRYNKLDLGDIGGIPRVLDAGQCNDSYSLAVIALKLKEVFGLNDINELPISFDIAWYEQKAVAVLLALLFLGVKGIRLGPTLPAFLSPNVIKVLVENFDIKPIGEVKADVAAMMAGK from the coding sequence ATGTTCTGTTATCAATGCCAGGAAACGGCAAAAAATCAAGGTTGCACAATTGCAGGAGTTTGCGGGAAAAAATCCGAGACAGCAAACCTGCAGGATCTGTTGATCTATGTTTTAAGAGGTATTTCGATCTATGGTGAAAAAGCACAGGAAATGGGAGAACTCGACAAAAAAGTCGGTTTGTTCATTGCTCAATCGCTTTTTACCACGATCACTAATGCTAATTTTGACAATGATCGATTTATCACACAGATCAAGGAAGGATTGAAGATCAGAAATGAATTGAAAGCAAAATTCGGAGATAAAATCGAAGGACCATTGCACGATTCTGCTGTCTGGTTTTCAGAAGATGTGGAGGAATTTCATCAAAAAGCAACAGAAGTTGGAGTTCTTTCCCAGAAAAATGAAGATGTTCGTTCTTTAAGAGAACTGTTGATCATCGGTTTAAAAGGTCTTGCTGCTTATGCGGATCATGCAGCAATACTGGGATTTGAAGATGAAAAAATTTATGCTTTTATCATGGAAGCACTCGTTTCCACTACTAAAGATTTGAGTGTCGATGAAATGGTGGCAATGGTTATGAAAGCCGGAGAAACTGCTGTCACAACGATGGCTCTATTGGATAAAGCCAACACGGAAACTTATGGAAATCCGGAAATCAGCAAAGTGAATATTGGTGTTCGCAATAATCCGGGAATCCTGATTTCGGGTCACGATCTGAAAGATATGGAAGAACTGCTGAAACAAACAGAAGGAACCGGAATCGATATTTACACGCATGGTGAGATGCTTCCGGCAAATTATTATCCTGCTTTCAAGAAATATGAGCATTTTGTAGGAAATTACGGAAATGCCTGGTGGCAGCAAAATAAGGAATTTGAATCTTTCAATGGTCCGATCCTGATGACAACCAATTGTATTATTCCGGTCAAAGATGCTTATAAAGAAAGGATTTTTACAACCGGAATGACCGGTTATCCGGGAATTAAACATATTGCTGATAGAAAAGATGGAAAAGCAAAAGATTTTTCAGAATTAATCGAATTGGCAAAAAAATGCGAAGCTCCTATAGAAATTGAAACCGGTGAAATTGTTGGAGGGTTCGCTCATAATCAGGTTCTCGCTCTTGCTGATAAAGTTGTTGATGCGGTAAAATCCGGTGCGATCAAGAGATTCATCGTGATGGCAGGCTGTGATGGTCGTCATAAAACCAGGAGTTATTATACCGAAGTTGCGGAAGAACTTCCCAATGATGCTGTTATTCTGACTGCCGGTTGCGCTAAATATCGTTATAACAAACTTGATCTCGGTGACATCGGTGGAATTCCGCGAGTTCTGGATGCAGGTCAGTGCAACGACAGTTATTCGCTGGCTGTAATTGCTCTCAAACTGAAAGAAGTTTTTGGTTTGAATGACATCAATGAACTTCCGATTTCTTTTGATATTGCCTGGTATGAGCAGAAGGCAGTTGCTGTGCTTCTTGCTTTATTGTTCCTCGGTGTGAAAGGAATCCGTTTAGGACCGACACTTCCAGCTTTCTTATCACCGAATGTAATCAAAGTTCTGGTAGAGAATTTTGATATTAAACCAATCGGGGAAGTTAAAGCTGATGTTGCTGCTATGATGGCGGGGAAGTAG
- a CDS encoding ferredoxin: MKFKVDQELCIGCGACEGTCPEVFELVDDKSQVKLNPVSEEFQEAALEAEGNCPVEAISHE; this comes from the coding sequence GTGAAGTTTAAAGTAGATCAAGAATTATGTATCGGCTGCGGAGCTTGTGAAGGTACCTGCCCGGAGGTTTTTGAATTAGTTGATGACAAATCGCAAGTAAAGCTGAATCCGGTTTCTGAAGAATTTCAAGAAGCTGCTTTGGAAGCGGAAGGAAATTGTCCGGTTGAGGCTATTTCGCATGAATAG